A single region of the Rhodococcus sp. W8901 genome encodes:
- a CDS encoding DUF3349 domain-containing protein: MPAKDHFALLAVLGRRLTDEEIGQIVELSIETAHEHPDRHVDYDALKSIIAGVIREQPTEEDIARVTERLAAGGWPVVSDEQEASREHQYR; the protein is encoded by the coding sequence ATTCCCGCCAAGGACCATTTCGCGCTGCTCGCCGTCCTGGGACGCCGACTGACCGACGAGGAGATCGGGCAGATCGTCGAACTGTCGATCGAAACCGCCCACGAGCATCCCGACCGGCACGTCGACTACGACGCGCTGAAGAGCATCATCGCCGGCGTCATCCGCGAGCAGCCGACCGAAGAGGACATCGCCCGCGTCACCGAGCGCCTCGCCGCGGGTGGTTGGCCCGTCGTCTCCGACGAGCAGGAAGCGTCGAGAGAACACCAATACCGCTGA
- a CDS encoding DUF3349 domain-containing protein, with protein MSLPPFLSSIIDWLRAGYPNGVPEQDYVPLFALLTRRLSEDEVDIVTAALVDDGDLPISKTDIQVLITKITNEMPLESDVDRVRSHLSSGGWPLAGPPAT; from the coding sequence TTGAGCCTGCCTCCGTTCCTCTCCTCGATCATCGACTGGCTGCGCGCCGGCTACCCCAACGGCGTTCCCGAGCAGGACTATGTCCCGCTGTTCGCTCTCCTCACCCGCCGACTGTCGGAGGACGAGGTCGACATCGTGACCGCAGCCCTGGTCGACGACGGCGACCTGCCGATCTCCAAGACCGACATCCAGGTGCTCATCACCAAGATCACCAACGAGATGCCGCTCGAATCCGACGTGGACCGCGTGCGGTCGCACCTGTCGTCCGGGGGATGGCCGCTCGCCGGTCCACCGGCGACCTGA
- the menE gene encoding o-succinylbenzoate--CoA ligase — protein MSPVLHTLPIPAGSAATALLPRLERLLDRDGPPLLPVPEQDQQETRRLCDALRPGEAIDDVPGADDIALVMATSGTTGVPKGAMLTSRALRASGDATHRRLGGPGSWLLALPAHHIAGMQVLLRSVLAGAAPVVVDVTRGFDPATLPAAVDAMAGPRRYTSLVPTQLVKALDDAAAAAALAELDAVLLGGAATPPPLLRRAVDAGLTIVRTYGMSETCGGCVYDGTPLDGVRVRIADDSRVLLGGDTLASGYRGIPDHPAFSEPGWFRTDDAGTVTDGVLTIRGRLDEAISTGGLTVVPQVVEAVLMEHPDVRECAVLGVPDERLGQRVVAAIVPEDGTAPTVDDLRAHVGASLDATAAPREVKFVRSLPLRGPGKVDRKALQTAWIRTNN, from the coding sequence GTGAGCCCGGTCCTGCACACCCTTCCGATTCCCGCCGGTAGCGCGGCGACGGCCCTCCTGCCCCGGCTCGAACGACTCCTCGACCGCGACGGCCCACCCCTCCTACCGGTACCGGAGCAGGACCAGCAGGAGACGAGACGCCTGTGCGACGCCCTGCGTCCGGGTGAGGCGATCGACGATGTGCCCGGCGCCGACGACATCGCGCTCGTGATGGCGACCTCGGGCACCACCGGGGTCCCCAAGGGCGCCATGCTGACCTCGCGCGCGCTGCGGGCCAGCGGCGACGCGACACACCGCAGGCTCGGCGGGCCCGGGTCGTGGTTGCTGGCACTGCCGGCACACCACATCGCGGGCATGCAGGTGCTGCTGCGGAGCGTGCTGGCCGGCGCCGCGCCCGTCGTCGTCGACGTCACACGCGGATTCGATCCGGCGACCCTGCCGGCAGCCGTCGACGCGATGGCGGGGCCACGTCGCTACACCTCGCTGGTGCCCACCCAACTGGTCAAGGCCCTCGACGACGCCGCGGCGGCCGCCGCACTCGCCGAACTGGACGCCGTCCTCCTCGGTGGCGCCGCGACACCTCCGCCGCTCCTGCGCCGGGCCGTCGACGCCGGACTGACGATCGTGCGCACCTACGGGATGAGCGAGACGTGCGGCGGGTGCGTCTACGACGGCACACCCCTCGACGGTGTGCGGGTCCGCATCGCGGACGACTCCCGCGTCCTGCTCGGTGGAGACACGCTCGCATCGGGGTACCGCGGGATTCCCGATCACCCGGCCTTCAGCGAGCCCGGATGGTTCCGCACCGACGATGCCGGAACCGTCACCGACGGCGTCCTGACGATCCGCGGGCGGTTGGACGAGGCGATCTCCACCGGCGGTCTGACGGTGGTGCCGCAGGTGGTCGAAGCCGTCCTGATGGAGCACCCGGACGTTCGCGAATGCGCGGTGCTCGGTGTCCCCGACGAACGACTCGGCCAGCGGGTGGTGGCGGCGATCGTGCCGGAGGACGGGACCGCCCCCACCGTCGACGACCTGCGGGCCCATGTCGGCGCCTCGCTCGACGCGACCGCGGCACCGCGGGAGGTGAAATTCGTCCGCTCACTCCCGCTGCGGGGGCCGGGCAAGGTGGACCGCAAGGCCCTGCAGACAGCCTGGATTCGAACGAATAATTGA
- a CDS encoding ATP-binding cassette domain-containing protein: MNLDTSPPAIEAVGLVKTFGQQRAVDGVSLTVPTGSVYGVLGPNGAGKTTTVRMLATLLRPDGGEARIFGRDVVRESTAVRSLVGVTGQYASVDEDLTATENLVIFSRLLGLGRADAKRKAVELLEEFGLTEAASKPLKNFSGGMRRRLDLAASLIARPPLLFLDEPTTGLDPRTRAQMWDTIRRLVAEGSTVLLTTQYLDEADQLADRIAVIDHGRVIADGTADELKASVGVSALQLTLADRTQTEEARSVISAMLGIEAAVTPESGRITAPLTDPSITADLLVHLRDRSIAVDEITVSKPSLDEVFLTITGHDTAESEGDAA; the protein is encoded by the coding sequence ATGAACCTCGATACCTCACCCCCGGCCATCGAGGCCGTCGGGCTCGTCAAGACCTTCGGGCAGCAGCGGGCCGTGGACGGCGTCAGCCTCACCGTCCCGACCGGTTCGGTGTACGGCGTGCTCGGCCCCAACGGCGCCGGCAAGACGACGACAGTCCGGATGCTCGCGACCCTGCTGCGGCCCGACGGCGGCGAGGCCCGCATCTTCGGCCGTGACGTCGTCCGCGAATCGACGGCCGTCCGTTCCCTCGTCGGCGTCACCGGCCAGTACGCGTCGGTGGACGAAGACCTCACCGCCACCGAGAACCTCGTGATCTTCTCGCGGCTGCTCGGCCTCGGCCGCGCCGACGCCAAGCGCAAGGCCGTCGAACTCCTCGAAGAGTTCGGACTCACCGAGGCGGCGTCGAAGCCGCTGAAGAACTTCTCCGGCGGCATGCGCCGGAGACTCGACCTCGCGGCCAGCCTCATCGCCCGTCCCCCGCTGCTGTTCCTCGACGAGCCCACCACGGGCCTCGACCCGCGCACCCGCGCGCAGATGTGGGACACCATCCGCAGGCTCGTCGCCGAGGGCTCGACGGTACTGCTCACCACGCAGTACCTCGACGAGGCCGACCAACTGGCGGACCGGATCGCGGTGATCGACCACGGTCGTGTGATCGCCGACGGCACCGCCGACGAACTGAAGGCGTCGGTCGGAGTGTCGGCACTGCAGTTGACCCTCGCCGATCGCACGCAGACCGAGGAAGCCCGGTCCGTGATCTCCGCGATGCTCGGCATCGAGGCAGCGGTCACGCCGGAGTCCGGACGTATCACCGCGCCGCTGACCGATCCGTCGATCACCGCGGATCTTCTCGTGCACCTGCGCGACCGGTCCATCGCGGTGGACGAGATCACCGTGTCGAAGCCGAGCCTTGACGAGGTCTTCCTCACCATCACCGGGCACGACACTGCCGAGTCCGAAGGAGACGCCGCATGA
- a CDS encoding ABC transporter permease, producing MTTTLTSPARQGDTRTIEAADRIDLRDAIAHTFTMAYRGILKIKHNPEQLFDVVIQPVIFTFMFTYIFGGAISGDVKSYLPIIIPGILVQTVITASIVTGTQLREDMDKGVFDRFKSLPIARIAPLSGALLADVVRYAIATTITIVVGIAMGYRPGGGFVGVVCAALLIMVCAFAISWIFALMGVLMSKASAVQGVSMMILFPLTFMSNAFVPSDTMPGWMQAFVNVNPVSHLVTAVRELANDGHFGIHAVYALVGAAVIVAIMAPLTVRTYMRRT from the coding sequence ATGACCACCACACTCACCTCGCCTGCGCGACAGGGAGACACGCGGACGATCGAAGCCGCCGACCGCATCGACCTCCGGGACGCGATCGCCCACACCTTCACGATGGCGTACCGCGGCATCCTGAAGATCAAGCACAACCCCGAGCAACTGTTCGACGTCGTGATCCAGCCGGTGATCTTCACGTTCATGTTCACGTACATCTTCGGCGGCGCGATCTCCGGCGACGTGAAGTCGTACCTGCCCATCATCATCCCCGGCATCCTCGTCCAGACGGTGATCACGGCATCGATCGTCACCGGCACCCAGTTGCGCGAGGACATGGACAAGGGGGTGTTCGACCGGTTCAAATCGCTGCCGATAGCCCGGATCGCCCCGCTGTCCGGGGCCCTGCTCGCCGACGTCGTGCGGTACGCGATCGCGACCACCATCACGATCGTCGTCGGCATCGCCATGGGTTACCGCCCGGGTGGCGGATTCGTCGGCGTGGTGTGCGCGGCGCTGCTGATCATGGTGTGCGCGTTCGCGATCAGCTGGATCTTCGCACTCATGGGCGTGCTGATGAGCAAGGCCTCCGCCGTGCAGGGCGTCTCGATGATGATCCTGTTCCCGCTCACGTTCATGTCGAACGCGTTCGTACCGTCCGACACGATGCCGGGCTGGATGCAGGCGTTCGTGAACGTCAACCCCGTCTCGCACCTGGTGACCGCGGTCCGCGAACTCGCCAACGACGGCCACTTCGGTATCCACGCGGTGTATGCACTGGTTGGTGCCGCCGTCATCGTCGCGATCATGGCCCCGCTCACGGTGCGGACCTACATGCGCAGGACCTGA